The following proteins are encoded in a genomic region of bacterium:
- the thyX gene encoding FAD-dependent thymidylate synthase, giving the protein MEMQPEQLVRPRVAALDEILGVPFRVLDDGMVRVVDYMGDDAAIVQAARVSYGAGTKAVSDDRGLIRYLLRHRHTTPFEMCELKLHVRVPMDAWRQWIRHRMASVNETSSRYSVVTDSAQRTAPDAWRLQSADNRQGSAGFADTSVGEQFSAAEREFQGHARRVYEERLAAGLAREQSRKDLPLCTYTEAYWKIDLHNLLHFLALRMDAHAQKEIRDYATLIGQQIVARWVPLTWEAFGDFRLGATSSSRLEQAVLAAVGAGDLEAARAVAREAGWLKPAGGGGLVRNRERLECEQKLQALSLSVPW; this is encoded by the coding sequence ATGGAGATGCAGCCCGAACAGCTGGTGCGGCCGCGGGTGGCCGCCCTCGACGAGATCCTGGGCGTCCCGTTCAGGGTGCTCGACGACGGCATGGTGCGCGTGGTCGACTACATGGGCGACGACGCCGCCATCGTGCAGGCCGCCCGCGTGAGCTACGGCGCCGGCACCAAGGCAGTCTCGGACGACCGCGGCCTGATCCGCTACCTGCTGCGGCACCGCCACACCACGCCGTTCGAGATGTGCGAGCTGAAGCTGCACGTACGCGTGCCCATGGATGCGTGGCGGCAGTGGATCCGGCACCGGATGGCTTCGGTGAACGAAACCAGTTCACGCTATTCCGTCGTGACCGATTCGGCCCAACGCACCGCCCCGGATGCGTGGCGCCTGCAGAGCGCCGACAATCGACAGGGCAGCGCCGGGTTTGCGGACACGTCGGTCGGCGAGCAGTTCTCGGCCGCCGAGCGCGAGTTCCAGGGACATGCCCGCCGCGTCTACGAGGAGCGCCTGGCGGCCGGGCTGGCCCGCGAACAGTCGCGCAAGGACCTGCCGCTGTGCACCTACACCGAAGCCTACTGGAAGATCGACCTGCACAACCTGCTGCACTTCCTGGCCCTGCGCATGGACGCGCATGCCCAGAAGGAGATCCGCGACTATGCGACGCTGATCGGGCAGCAGATCGTCGCGCGCTGGGTGCCGCTGACCTGGGAGGCGTTCGGGGACTTCCGCCTGGGCGCCACCTCGTCGTCGCGGCTCGAGCAGGCGGTGCTGGCCGCGGTCGGCGCCGGCGACCTGGAGGCCGCGCGGGCCGTGGCCCGCGAAGCCGGCTGGCTGAAGCCGGCCGGTGGCGGCGGCCTGGTCCGTAATCGCGAACGCCTGGAATGTGAACAGAAGCTGCAGGCGCTGAGCCTGTCCGTCCCCTGGTAG
- a CDS encoding urocanate hydratase codes for MSEARLADFQSQVRAGIGDQLPPHPVEDPAVSRAPRRPLSLDDRQKRLALQNALRYFPERLHAELAPEFAAELATWGHIYMHRFRPAYAMHARPLDHYPAVCPQAAAIMLMIQNNLDPAVAQHPYELVTYGGNGAVFQNWAQYLLTMKYLSRMSDEQTLPVYSGHPLGLFPSHQDAPRVVVTNGMVVPNYSSVEDYQSLNALGVTNYGQMTAGSYMYIGPQGIVHGTTIAILGAGRRYLQLPADTQSLAGKIYLSSGLGGMSGAQGKAAVIAGCVGVIAEINPAAVAKRREQGWVDEVFTELPGLLARVRRARDAGEAVAIAYQGNIVDLWEALADTDHLVDLASDQTSLHIPFTGGYYPAGLTFEESNALMASDPAAFRKHVQESLRRQLAAIDRCAARGTRFWDYGNAFLLECGRAGCAVARGDGGFRYPSYVEDVMGPVCFDYGFGPFRWVCTSGDPSDLAMSDRIAEEVMEIMTAKAPPQTSQQYRDNLRWISQAGSNNLVVGSQARILYSDAEGRRAIAAAFNRAIMRGQISAPIVIGRDHHDVSGTDSPYRETANIRDGSMFCADMAVQNFLGDGCRGATWVSLHNGGGVGWGEVINGGFGLVLDGTEAAERRLHQMLHWDVNNGVARRAWARNEGAEFAIRRAMDLEPGLAVTMPVHADEALVDRSINDAFRNG; via the coding sequence ATGAGCGAAGCCCGCCTGGCCGATTTCCAGAGCCAGGTCAGGGCCGGAATCGGCGATCAGCTGCCCCCGCACCCGGTCGAGGACCCGGCTGTCAGCCGTGCCCCGCGGCGTCCGCTGTCCCTGGACGACCGCCAGAAGCGGTTGGCTCTCCAGAACGCCCTGCGCTACTTCCCCGAGCGGCTGCACGCCGAACTGGCGCCCGAGTTCGCGGCCGAGCTGGCCACCTGGGGCCACATCTACATGCACCGCTTCCGGCCGGCCTACGCCATGCACGCCCGGCCGCTGGACCACTACCCTGCCGTCTGCCCGCAGGCCGCGGCCATCATGCTGATGATCCAGAACAACCTGGACCCGGCGGTGGCGCAGCACCCCTACGAACTGGTGACCTACGGCGGCAACGGCGCGGTCTTCCAGAACTGGGCGCAGTACCTGCTCACGATGAAGTACCTGTCGCGGATGTCCGACGAGCAGACCCTGCCTGTCTATTCCGGACACCCGCTGGGATTGTTCCCCAGCCACCAGGACGCACCGCGTGTCGTCGTGACCAACGGCATGGTCGTGCCCAACTACTCGAGCGTCGAGGACTACCAGTCGCTGAACGCCCTGGGCGTCACGAACTACGGGCAGATGACCGCCGGCAGCTACATGTACATCGGGCCGCAGGGCATCGTCCACGGCACCACCATCGCCATCCTGGGCGCCGGCCGGCGCTACCTGCAGCTGCCTGCCGATACGCAGTCGCTGGCCGGGAAGATCTACCTCAGCAGCGGCCTGGGCGGCATGAGCGGCGCGCAGGGCAAGGCGGCGGTCATCGCCGGCTGCGTGGGCGTCATCGCCGAGATCAACCCCGCCGCCGTCGCCAAGCGCAGGGAGCAGGGTTGGGTCGACGAGGTGTTCACCGAGCTGCCCGGGCTCCTGGCCCGCGTGCGCCGTGCGCGCGACGCCGGCGAGGCCGTGGCCATCGCCTACCAGGGCAACATCGTGGACCTGTGGGAAGCGCTGGCCGACACCGACCACCTGGTCGACCTCGCCAGCGACCAGACCAGCCTGCACATCCCCTTCACCGGCGGCTACTATCCCGCCGGGCTCACGTTCGAGGAGAGCAACGCGCTGATGGCGAGCGACCCGGCCGCCTTCCGCAAGCACGTGCAGGAGTCGCTGCGGCGACAGCTGGCAGCGATCGACCGCTGCGCGGCGCGCGGCACGCGATTCTGGGACTACGGCAACGCCTTCCTGCTCGAATGCGGGCGTGCCGGGTGTGCCGTCGCGCGCGGTGACGGCGGCTTCCGCTATCCGAGCTACGTCGAGGACGTGATGGGCCCGGTCTGCTTCGACTACGGATTCGGCCCGTTCCGCTGGGTCTGCACCAGCGGCGATCCGTCCGATCTCGCGATGAGCGACCGCATCGCCGAGGAGGTCATGGAGATCATGACCGCCAAGGCGCCGCCGCAGACCAGCCAGCAGTACCGCGACAACCTGCGCTGGATCAGCCAGGCCGGTTCCAACAACCTGGTCGTGGGCTCGCAGGCGCGCATCCTCTACAGCGATGCCGAGGGCCGGCGCGCCATCGCCGCGGCATTCAACCGGGCGATCATGCGCGGCCAGATCTCCGCCCCCATCGTCATCGGGCGCGACCATCACGATGTCTCGGGCACCGACAGCCCCTATCGCGAGACAGCGAATATCCGTGACGGCTCCATGTTCTGCGCCGACATGGCCGTGCAGAACTTCCTGGGCGACGGCTGCCGCGGCGCCACCTGGGTTTCGCTGCACAACGGCGGTGGCGTCGGTTGGGGCGAAGTGATCAACGGCGGGTTCGGCCTGGTGCTCGACGGCACCGAAGCGGCCGAGCGGCGCCTGCACCAGATGCTGCACTGGGACGTGAACAACGGCGTGGCACGGCGCGCCTGGGCACGCAACGAGGGCGCCGAGTTCGCCATCCGGCGCGCCATGGACCTGGAACCGGGCCTGGCCGTGACCATGCCCGTGCACGCGGACGAGGCGCTGGTCGACCGTTCGATCAACGACGCCTTCAGGAACGGATAG
- a CDS encoding efflux RND transporter permease subunit encodes MKLSEVSIRRPVFTVVMSLAVVLLGYISFTRLPVREYPETDPPIVSVTTIYRGASPNVVETEITDVLEEQFSTIESVKTITSSSREQGSVITIEFELSREVDEAANDVRDRVSRVRGSLPREADDPIVAKVDINAQPIMWIALGSDRHSTLELSDVADRLLKERIQRLPGVGQVIIGGERRYAMRVWLDPMRLASRGLSVQDVERAIRVENAEIPSGRVEGTGREFAVRTRGELDTPEGFGAIIVARRGDDIVRLDEVATIEIGAEDERTLTRYNGQPAVGLGVVKQKQASTLDAADAVRAALPELTSLLPEGMRLDMAYDSSTFIAESVHEVRDTILIAIALVVLVVLVFLKSVRATIVPVVAIPISIVGAFTLAFALGFTINILTLLALVLAIGLVVDDAIVVLENIYRHLEMGKSRRQAAIDGVREIGFAVIATTIALVAVFIPVAFLTGSVGRLFREFGLTLAFAVALSAFVALTLTPMMCSRMLRPLHTDTGSWASRSFDSFFDGLARLYARTLDLALRWRVAVVLASVGLLVASVFLLRALPEELVPVEDRGTAFGIVLAPEGSTLEYTDRYMRMVEAQLLPLPERNGLFSATGLGFGGPGRVTDGFVFLNFKPRDERERSQQEVVGQMFPRLLGIPGVLAFLVNPPSLGGGFSSSDISYVLQADTYEELSGAVGTMMAAASKLGYLVNLDTDLKLNKPELQIAIDRERAAGLGVSVTDIGSTLEAYLGGRVAGDFKRGAKQYDVILQLQAAGRATPDVIEQIYLRGSGGQLVQLANVVNIKETVAPKELNHFNRVRSATITANLAPGTGLGQALTDLDAIWQDQLPRTIKRDLSGGSREFRESKNTLYIMFALALAFIFLVLAAQFESFVDPLTILLSVPLAVFGALLSLWLFDQSLNIFSRIGLIMLIGLVTKNAILIVEFANQLRAQGRSVVQAVTEASVIRLRPILMTSFATVFGILPIAIGLGAGAESRRPLGIAVVGGVLLSTFLTLLVVPVVYSMLARFTSAVRGGDEIHADGQAGSGEPAGAEVATGH; translated from the coding sequence ATGAAGTTGAGCGAAGTTTCCATCCGGCGGCCGGTCTTCACCGTGGTGATGAGCCTGGCGGTGGTGCTGCTGGGCTACATCTCGTTCACGCGGCTGCCGGTGCGCGAGTACCCGGAGACCGACCCGCCGATCGTCTCGGTGACGACGATCTACCGCGGGGCCAGCCCCAACGTCGTCGAGACCGAAATCACGGACGTGCTCGAGGAGCAGTTCTCGACCATCGAGTCCGTGAAGACGATCACCTCGAGCAGCCGCGAGCAGGGCTCGGTCATCACGATCGAGTTCGAACTGAGCCGCGAAGTGGACGAGGCGGCCAACGACGTGCGCGACCGCGTGTCGCGCGTGCGCGGCTCGCTGCCGCGCGAAGCCGACGATCCCATCGTCGCCAAGGTCGACATCAACGCCCAGCCCATCATGTGGATCGCGCTGGGCAGCGACCGGCACTCGACGCTGGAACTCTCGGACGTGGCGGACCGCCTGCTGAAGGAGCGCATCCAGAGGCTGCCCGGCGTCGGCCAGGTCATCATCGGCGGCGAGCGGCGCTACGCCATGCGCGTGTGGCTGGACCCGATGCGGCTCGCCTCGCGCGGCCTGTCGGTGCAGGACGTCGAACGGGCCATCCGCGTCGAGAACGCGGAGATCCCCAGCGGTCGCGTCGAGGGCACGGGGCGCGAGTTCGCCGTACGTACACGCGGCGAACTGGACACTCCCGAGGGATTCGGGGCGATCATCGTGGCGCGCCGTGGCGACGACATCGTGCGCCTGGACGAGGTGGCCACGATCGAGATCGGCGCCGAGGACGAACGCACGCTGACGCGCTACAACGGCCAGCCGGCCGTCGGCCTTGGCGTCGTGAAGCAGAAGCAGGCCAGCACGCTGGACGCGGCTGACGCCGTGCGCGCCGCGCTGCCGGAACTGACGTCGCTGCTGCCCGAGGGCATGCGCCTGGACATGGCGTACGACTCCTCCACGTTCATCGCCGAGTCGGTGCACGAGGTGCGCGACACCATCCTGATCGCCATCGCGCTGGTGGTGCTGGTGGTGCTGGTGTTCCTGAAGAGCGTGCGCGCGACGATCGTGCCGGTCGTGGCCATCCCCATCTCGATCGTCGGCGCCTTCACGCTGGCGTTCGCGCTCGGGTTCACCATCAACATCCTGACGCTGCTGGCGCTGGTGCTGGCCATCGGGTTGGTGGTCGACGACGCCATCGTGGTGCTCGAGAACATCTACCGGCACCTGGAGATGGGCAAGTCGCGCCGCCAGGCGGCGATCGACGGCGTGCGCGAGATCGGCTTCGCCGTCATCGCCACCACCATCGCGCTGGTGGCCGTGTTCATCCCGGTCGCCTTCCTGACCGGCAGCGTGGGCCGGCTGTTCCGCGAGTTCGGACTGACCCTCGCCTTCGCCGTGGCGCTGTCCGCGTTCGTGGCCCTGACCCTGACTCCGATGATGTGCTCGCGCATGCTGCGCCCGCTCCATACCGACACCGGCAGCTGGGCGAGCCGCTCGTTCGACTCCTTCTTCGACGGGCTGGCCAGGCTCTACGCCCGCACGCTGGATCTGGCGTTGCGGTGGCGCGTGGCCGTCGTCCTGGCCAGTGTCGGCCTGCTCGTGGCCAGCGTGTTCCTGCTGCGGGCCCTGCCGGAGGAACTGGTGCCGGTCGAGGATCGCGGCACCGCGTTCGGCATCGTGCTGGCGCCCGAGGGCTCGACGCTGGAATACACGGACCGCTACATGCGCATGGTCGAGGCGCAGCTGCTGCCGCTGCCCGAGCGCAACGGGCTGTTCTCGGCCACGGGCCTGGGCTTCGGCGGCCCCGGCCGCGTGACCGACGGCTTCGTGTTCCTGAACTTCAAGCCGCGCGACGAGCGTGAGCGGTCGCAGCAGGAAGTGGTCGGGCAGATGTTCCCGCGCCTGCTGGGCATCCCCGGCGTGCTGGCCTTCCTGGTCAATCCGCCCAGCCTGGGCGGCGGCTTCTCCTCGTCGGACATCTCCTACGTGCTGCAGGCCGACACCTACGAGGAACTGAGCGGCGCCGTGGGCACGATGATGGCGGCGGCCTCCAAGCTGGGCTACCTGGTCAACCTGGACACCGACCTGAAGCTGAACAAGCCGGAGCTGCAGATCGCGATCGATCGCGAGCGGGCGGCCGGGCTGGGCGTTTCGGTCACCGACATCGGCTCCACGCTGGAGGCCTACCTGGGCGGACGCGTGGCCGGCGACTTCAAGCGCGGCGCCAAGCAGTACGACGTGATCCTGCAGTTGCAGGCCGCCGGGCGCGCCACGCCCGACGTGATCGAGCAGATCTACCTGCGCGGCAGCGGCGGGCAACTGGTGCAGCTGGCCAACGTCGTCAACATCAAGGAAACGGTGGCGCCCAAGGAACTGAACCATTTCAACCGCGTGCGCTCGGCCACCATCACGGCCAACCTGGCCCCGGGCACCGGCCTCGGCCAGGCCCTGACCGACCTGGACGCCATCTGGCAGGACCAGCTGCCGCGCACGATCAAGCGCGACCTGTCGGGCGGCTCACGCGAGTTCCGCGAGTCGAAGAACACGCTCTATATCATGTTCGCGCTGGCGCTCGCGTTCATCTTCCTGGTGCTGGCGGCGCAGTTCGAGAGCTTCGTCGACCCGCTGACGATCCTGCTGTCGGTGCCGCTGGCCGTGTTCGGCGCGCTGCTCTCGCTGTGGCTGTTCGACCAGTCGCTGAACATCTTCTCGCGCATCGGGCTCATCATGCTGATCGGCCTGGTGACCAAGAACGCCATCCTGATCGTCGAGTTCGCCAACCAGTTGCGGGCCCAGGGCCGCTCGGTCGTCCAGGCCGTGACAGAGGCCTCGGTCATCCGTCTGCGCCCGATCCTGATGACCTCGTTCGCGACCGTGTTCGGCATCCTGCCGATCGCGATCGGGCTGGGCGCGGGCGCCGAGTCGCGCCGGCCGCTGGGCATCGCGGTCGTCGGCGGCGTGCTCCTGTCCACATTCCTGACGCTGCTGGTGGTGCCGGTGGTCTACTCGATGCTGGCGCGGTTCACGAGCGCCGTGCGGGGCGGCGACGAGATCCATGCGGACGGCCAGGCCGGGTCCGGGGAGCCCGCGGGCGCGGAGGTCGCTACGGGCCATTGA
- a CDS encoding efflux RND transporter periplasmic adaptor subunit yields the protein MMTARDTRKYVAARATARTTKATLLAAGAVILGLATAGCEEKKAAGGFAPPPTPVETAIVATGAVADRFATVGTLEADQHVEVTSEIDGVVKALPFPEGGHVAAGALLARLDDVQLAAEAQRAEALRDQGKATFERVRSVVDQGAGAPQDLDDATAALKVAEANLDLAQARLAKTRVTAPFAGSVGIRRVSPGAFVRAGSPLTDLTRLDRLRLTFSVPERLLGVLAVGAPVKVETTAHPGEARDGVISVIEPQLDEETRSTRVVAVLDNPDLRLRPGMSATVTLVLAERAQALTVPSQAVFVTGGQSFVYVVKADSTVARAAVQLGTRLTDVVEVTGGLENGQQVVTAGHQKLYDGARVMPVGGGAPGEPGAAGAQGGSSR from the coding sequence ATGATGACGGCACGGGACACCCGTAAGTATGTCGCCGCGCGCGCCACGGCGCGCACGACGAAAGCGACTCTGCTGGCGGCGGGCGCCGTCATCCTCGGGCTGGCGACAGCCGGCTGCGAGGAAAAGAAGGCGGCCGGCGGCTTTGCTCCTCCCCCGACGCCGGTCGAGACCGCGATCGTCGCCACCGGCGCGGTGGCCGACCGCTTCGCCACCGTAGGCACGCTCGAAGCCGACCAGCACGTCGAGGTCACCTCCGAGATCGACGGCGTGGTCAAGGCGCTGCCGTTCCCCGAGGGCGGCCACGTGGCCGCCGGGGCGCTGCTGGCCCGGCTCGACGATGTACAACTGGCCGCCGAGGCGCAGCGCGCCGAGGCCCTGCGCGACCAGGGCAAGGCCACGTTCGAGCGTGTGCGCTCGGTCGTGGACCAGGGCGCAGGCGCGCCGCAGGACCTGGACGACGCCACGGCGGCGCTCAAGGTGGCCGAGGCCAACCTGGACCTCGCGCAGGCGCGTCTCGCCAAGACGCGCGTGACGGCTCCTTTCGCCGGCAGCGTCGGCATCCGCCGCGTGAGCCCGGGCGCCTTCGTCCGCGCCGGCTCGCCGCTGACCGACCTGACCCGGCTGGATCGCCTGCGGCTCACGTTCTCGGTGCCTGAGCGGCTGCTGGGTGTCCTCGCCGTGGGTGCGCCCGTAAAGGTCGAGACGACGGCCCACCCGGGCGAAGCCCGTGACGGCGTCATCTCGGTGATCGAGCCCCAGCTTGACGAAGAGACCCGCAGCACGCGCGTTGTCGCCGTGCTGGACAACCCCGACCTGCGCCTGCGCCCCGGCATGTCGGCCACGGTCACGCTGGTGCTGGCCGAGCGCGCCCAGGCGCTGACCGTGCCCAGCCAGGCCGTGTTCGTCACCGGCGGGCAGTCGTTCGTCTACGTGGTCAAGGCCGACAGCACCGTGGCCCGTGCCGCCGTGCAGCTGGGTACGCGACTGACCGATGTTGTCGAGGTGACCGGCGGCCTGGAGAACGGACAGCAGGTCGTCACCGCCGGACACCAGAAACTCTACGACGGGGCCCGCGTGATGCCGGTTGGCGGCGGCGCACCGGGCGAGCCCGGCGCGGCCGGCGCCCAGGGCGGGAGCAGCCGATGA
- a CDS encoding TolC family protein: MQGFPKRRGHAAIPVWLVLSAALLLVKPAMSATRAETMAPVGPDSSLAAVLDALPGERIDLATLLAAADEQAVAARLADADLAAAEAALRSERGAFDPELFGSATWTGSDQPAASLFSGAPVVSNETAELEAGARMTLPIGTELSASLSTVRTVTNSAYASLSPQYGTFGSLTVRQPLLKGFGPASRAELRAAERIAAAAGSRRQSARQAVAAEVEAEYWELYAAERDLAVATLIRDRTRLFLDETKLRARAGLVGPSQVASAEVFLAEQEQRVLDADEQLDRRSDRLASLVGRRPSGGQPRFRPADEPPARLREVTLDALLVAAAGNNPDLQALAEQRGAARARADGARWDARPRLDVFGGLGGYGLSGSARDVVFPGSNDTIRYDIADGFGPGWAQVRDRDYPWWNAGVVVSVPIGGRAGSGEAARQRAEVARADHQIEGARRQLDEQVRAQYRELDRGARRLELARAGVEASIRQVEIGMIEYRNGRSTAFEVVRLSADLAGAQQRYSQALVRTARAAAALTQLTGGWYRAAAERE; this comes from the coding sequence ATGCAAGGTTTTCCGAAGCGGCGCGGTCACGCCGCCATTCCCGTGTGGCTCGTGTTGTCGGCGGCGCTGCTGCTGGTCAAGCCGGCAATGTCGGCGACGCGAGCAGAGACGATGGCGCCCGTCGGTCCCGACAGTTCCCTGGCGGCCGTCCTCGATGCCCTGCCGGGCGAGAGGATCGACCTGGCGACCCTGCTGGCCGCTGCCGACGAGCAGGCCGTAGCTGCACGCCTGGCCGACGCCGACCTGGCCGCGGCCGAGGCGGCATTGCGCAGCGAGCGTGGCGCCTTTGACCCGGAGTTGTTCGGCAGCGCCACCTGGACCGGCAGCGACCAGCCGGCGGCCTCCCTGTTCTCCGGCGCGCCGGTGGTCAGCAACGAGACCGCCGAACTCGAGGCAGGTGCCCGCATGACGCTGCCCATCGGCACCGAGCTGTCGGCGTCGCTGTCGACGGTGCGCACCGTCACGAACTCGGCGTATGCGTCGCTCTCGCCGCAGTACGGGACCTTCGGTTCGCTGACCGTCCGGCAGCCCTTGTTGAAAGGCTTCGGGCCTGCGTCGCGCGCCGAACTGAGGGCGGCCGAGCGCATCGCCGCCGCGGCCGGTTCGCGGCGCCAATCGGCACGGCAGGCCGTGGCCGCCGAGGTCGAGGCCGAGTACTGGGAGCTCTACGCCGCCGAACGCGACCTGGCCGTCGCCACACTCATTCGCGACCGCACCCGGCTCTTCCTGGACGAGACGAAGCTTCGCGCGCGCGCCGGCCTGGTCGGCCCCAGCCAGGTGGCCAGCGCCGAGGTGTTCCTGGCCGAGCAGGAACAGCGCGTGCTCGACGCCGACGAACAGCTCGACCGCCGCTCGGACCGGCTGGCCAGCCTGGTCGGCCGTCGCCCTTCCGGTGGCCAGCCCCGGTTCCGCCCCGCCGACGAGCCGCCGGCGCGCCTGCGCGAGGTCACGCTCGACGCGCTGCTCGTGGCCGCGGCCGGGAACAACCCCGACCTGCAGGCCCTGGCTGAACAGCGCGGCGCAGCGCGGGCCCGCGCCGACGGTGCGCGCTGGGATGCCCGCCCGCGCCTGGACGTGTTCGGCGGCCTCGGCGGCTACGGCCTGTCCGGCTCGGCCCGCGACGTGGTCTTCCCCGGCTCGAACGACACGATCCGCTACGACATCGCCGACGGTTTCGGGCCCGGCTGGGCCCAGGTGCGCGACCGCGACTACCCGTGGTGGAACGCGGGCGTTGTCGTGAGCGTGCCCATCGGCGGCCGGGCCGGCAGCGGCGAGGCCGCACGCCAGCGCGCCGAAGTCGCGCGCGCCGACCACCAGATCGAAGGCGCGCGCCGGCAGCTCGACGAGCAGGTCCGCGCCCAGTATCGCGAACTGGACCGCGGGGCCCGCCGGCTCGAACTGGCCCGCGCCGGCGTCGAGGCGTCGATCCGCCAGGTCGAGATCGGCATGATCGAATACCGCAACGGGCGCAGCACGGCTTTCGAGGTGGTCCGCCTCTCGGCAGACCTCGCCGGCGCGCAGCAACGCTACTCGCAAGCCCTGGTGCGCACGGCGCGCGCCGCGGCCGCCTTGACCCAGCTGACCGGCGGTTGGTACCGCGCGGCGGCGGAACGGGAGTGA
- a CDS encoding DMT family transporter: MSAANQRRATWCALGAVAVWSTVATAFKLALRHLDTYQLLFVAVAVSLLCLTAVLVVQRRLGDLARVADGDRTRALLLGALNPFAYYLVLFAAYDRLPAQVAQPINYTWALTLSWLAIPLLRQKPRRRVLLAGLVCYAGVFLIATGGSAAGFAMADPLGVGLALGSTVLWALYWLANARSRLDPVVGLWWNFAGAAPLCLATVALRSGFDLSAPGLLAGSYVGAFEMGFTFILWLSALRLSTSAARVANLIFLSPLLSLVLIHFVLHEAVRPATIAGLALIIGGLWWQQSERTTA, from the coding sequence ATGTCCGCCGCGAACCAGCGCCGGGCCACCTGGTGCGCCCTTGGGGCCGTCGCCGTGTGGTCGACGGTCGCCACCGCCTTCAAGCTGGCCCTGCGGCACCTGGATACCTACCAGCTGCTCTTCGTGGCGGTGGCGGTCTCACTGCTCTGCCTCACGGCGGTGCTGGTCGTGCAGCGACGGCTCGGGGACCTGGCGCGGGTCGCCGACGGCGACCGGACGCGGGCCCTGTTGCTGGGGGCGCTCAACCCCTTCGCCTACTACCTGGTCCTGTTCGCGGCCTACGACCGACTCCCGGCGCAGGTGGCGCAGCCGATCAACTACACCTGGGCGCTGACGCTGTCGTGGCTGGCGATTCCCCTGCTGCGCCAGAAGCCCCGCCGGCGCGTGCTGCTGGCCGGCCTCGTCTGCTACGCGGGCGTCTTCCTGATCGCCACCGGCGGCAGCGCGGCGGGATTCGCCATGGCCGACCCCCTTGGCGTGGGACTGGCCCTCGGCAGTACGGTGCTGTGGGCGCTCTACTGGCTGGCGAACGCGCGGTCGCGTCTGGACCCGGTGGTCGGCCTGTGGTGGAACTTCGCCGGAGCGGCGCCACTGTGCCTGGCGACCGTTGCGCTGCGCTCGGGATTCGACCTCTCGGCACCGGGGCTGCTGGCCGGCTCCTACGTGGGCGCCTTCGAGATGGGCTTCACGTTCATCCTCTGGCTGAGCGCCCTGCGCCTGTCGACGAGCGCGGCCCGTGTAGCCAACCTCATTTTCCTGTCGCCCCTGCTTTCGCTGGTGCTCATCCACTTCGTGCTGCATGAAGCCGTGCGTCCGGCGACCATTGCCGGACTGGCCCTGATCATCGGCGGGCTGTGGTGGCAGCAGTCCGAGCGCACGACTGCCTGA
- the lepB gene encoding signal peptidase I: MPASRQSSRRPLRRFLAWSRRSGTLSLLLMLTSLLAFRSAVADWYDVPTGSMIPTLLVGDRIVVDKLAYDVKLPFTGTRLVERGDPARGDIVTCSSPADGTRLVKRVAGVPGDVIAMNGNRLTVNGNDVEYAAADEAALRGMVGPEAAGWYFALEGLPGHPHVVAFSGGGQRPDVREFRVPTGHYFLLGDNRDQSADSRWFGFVAREDIGGRVVGLASSLDIKHRYRPRWSRFFSAVS; encoded by the coding sequence ATGCCGGCGTCCCGTCAATCGTCCCGTCGACCGCTCCGTCGATTCCTGGCCTGGTCCCGCCGCAGCGGCACTCTGTCCCTGCTGCTCATGCTGACCAGCCTGCTCGCGTTCCGCTCGGCCGTTGCCGACTGGTACGACGTGCCCACGGGCTCGATGATCCCGACGCTGCTGGTGGGCGACCGCATCGTCGTGGACAAGCTGGCGTACGACGTGAAGCTGCCGTTCACCGGCACGCGGCTGGTCGAGCGCGGCGACCCGGCGCGGGGGGACATCGTCACCTGCAGTTCCCCGGCCGACGGCACGCGACTGGTCAAACGCGTGGCGGGCGTGCCCGGCGACGTGATCGCCATGAACGGCAACCGGCTGACCGTCAACGGCAACGACGTGGAGTACGCGGCCGCCGACGAGGCAGCGTTGCGCGGGATGGTGGGGCCGGAAGCGGCCGGCTGGTATTTCGCGCTCGAGGGATTGCCGGGCCATCCGCACGTGGTGGCGTTCAGCGGCGGCGGCCAGCGACCCGACGTGCGCGAGTTCCGTGTCCCGACCGGCCACTATTTCCTGCTCGGCGACAACCGCGACCAGAGCGCCGACTCGCGCTGGTTCGGGTTCGTCGCGCGCGAGGATATCGGTGGCCGCGTGGTCGGCCTGGCCAGCTCCCTGGACATCAAGCACCGGTACCGTCCGCGCTGGTCGCGGTTCTTCAGCGCCGTCAGCTAG